The Arachis duranensis cultivar V14167 chromosome 2, aradu.V14167.gnm2.J7QH, whole genome shotgun sequence genome has a window encoding:
- the LOC107474367 gene encoding uncharacterized protein LOC107474367, translating to MESNKKPTEEEEANNKEVTASKQTSEKLKEKDDQPQNLRKGKEEIEGPSQGQKQDEKTSTSPLPYPQRFNKETNDQHFSKFFEVFKKLEINIPLAEALEQMPLYAKFLKELINKKRSWHEKETVLLTEECSAPNLKDPGSFVVSCTIGKMTLDKALCDLGASINFMPLSLMRKLAIEELKPTRMSLVMADRSIKTPNGIMENLLVKVGEFIFPADFVILDTEEEENNSIILERPFLATARAIIDVEKGERIFRVQNEQMIIDVFKAMQHPSKQEDYMRVDIIESLVEEMLEANHHEQQEEEREEDQETMEAQVAEISSEKEVKQDKKEEVPKQDLKPLPIHLKYAFLGIANSFQVIINSSLTEEEEGKLPNVLKAHKDALGWTIDDLKGISFAVCVHKILLEDNSKPVVDDWIFDDFNLIANLNMSFVNAYQVFAELFTLSME from the exons ATGGAAAGCAACAAAAAGCCAACAGAGGAAGAGGAAGCCAACAACAAAGAAGTGACAGCAAGCAAGCAAACTTCAGAGAAGCTCAAAGAGAAGGATGACCAGCCACAAAACTTAAGGAAAGGGAAGGAAGAAATAGAAGGACCATCTCAAGGACAGAAGCAAGATGAGAAGACTTCCACATCTCCCTTGCCATACCCTCAAAGGTTCAACAAGGAGACTAATGATCAACACTTCTCCAAATTCTTTGAAGTCTTCAAGAAATTGGAGATTAATATTCCATTGGCTGAGGCATTAGAGCAGATGCCTCTATATGCAAAGTTCTTAAAAGAACTTATCAATAAAAAGAGAAGTTGGCATGAAAAGGAAACAGTgcttctcactgaagaatgcagtgcaccaAATCTtaaagatccagggagttttgtagtTTCATGTACCATAGGTAAGATGACCTTAGACAAAGCTCTCTGTGATCTTGGTGCTAGTATCAATTTTATGCCCCTATCATTGATGAgaaagcttgccatagaagaactcaaacctACCAGGATGTCTTTGGTAATGGCCgacagatcaatcaagacacccAATGGCATTATGGAAAATCTATTGGTGAAGGTTGGAGAGTTTATTTTCCCAGCAGACTTTGTAATTTTGGACacagaagaggaagaaaacaaTTCAATCATTTTGGAAAGGCCATTtttagccacagcaagagctatTATTGATGTGGAGAAGGGAGAAAGGATCTTCAGGGTACAGAATGAGCAAATGATCATCGATGTTTTCAAAGCAATGCAACATCCCTCTAAGCAAGAAGATTACATGAGAGTAGATATAATAGAAAGTTTGGTGGAAGAAATGTTAGAAGCCAATCATCATgagcaacaagaagaagaaagggaagaagatcaGGAGACAATGGAAGCACAAGTAGCTGAAATTTCCAGTGAGAAAGAGGTGAAACAAgacaagaaggaagaagtgCCAAAACAAGACTTGAAGCCTCTCCCtattcatctcaaatatgcattccttggcATAGCAAATAGCTTTCAAGTGATCATCAACTCTTCCCtgactgaagaagaagaaggaaagctCCCTAATGTACTAAAGGCTCACAAAGATGCATTAGGATGGACTATTGATGACTTAAAGGGTATTAGTTTTGCAGTTTGCGTGCATAAGATCCTCTTGGAAGACAATTCCAAACCAGtggttgatgattggatttttgatg ATTTCAAtttaattgctaatttgaaCATGTCTTTTGTTAATGCTTACCAAGTGTTCGCTGAATTGTTTACTTTGAGTATGGAGTag